TGCCCGACCAGCACGGCATCCCGCAGGTCCAGGGCCTCCAACAGCTGCGCCAGGTCGTCCGCGTAGGTGTCCATGTCGTTGCCGTGCCACGGCTGGCCGGAGCGGCCGTGCCCGCGGCGGTCGTGGGCGACCGCCCGGAAGCCGTGGGAGGCGACCATGTGCATCTGGTCGTCCCAGGCGTCGGCGTTCAGCGGCCAGCCGTGGCTGAACACGACGGGTTGGCCGGCCCCCCAGTCCTTGTAGTAGATCTCCGTGCCGTCGGTGGTGGTGATGGTGCCCATGATGCGGTCGGTCCTTCCTGCCGTTCACCGGTGTGCGGGACGTGGCCGTGGGGGCCGGGAGGCGGTTGTTCTCGGGACGGTCAGCAGCGGTCCGTCGGCGGAGCGGCGGTGCCACGCCGTCTGCGGACACTGGCGATGAGCCCCGCTCCGGCGACCACGGCCAGACCGGCAATCGTGCCGAGCCCCATGAACACCAGGGGCTTGGTGCTCGCCGCCGCCAGGGCGGGTGGTGCGGTCGGCCCGGCGGCACCGCCGTGGGCGGCGGCCGGCCCGGCGGTGGTGAAGAACAACGCGATGAGCAGGAAGGTGACGGCATACCCACGGCGGAGGCGGCTCGGCGAGCCCGGGGCGGGTGGTGCGGCCATGCGATTCTCACTTCTCCGCCTCGACAAGGAGGCTGCTGGGTCGAAGGATCGGTGGATCCCAGCGTTTCCGGCGTCGGCCGGAAGAGCGTGTCGTGAGAGGCAGAAGGGTGAAGACGGCCGACCATCCGAGTGGTGATCGGCCGTGCGGGGCTTCCCGGCGGACCTGCGCAGGCCGGGCCCCGTCCTGGTCGGCCGCCCCTCGCAGCGGACACCTGCGGGCACGCGCTCTCCCGCGGAGGCGCTCTGGACGGGCACGATGCCGTGCCTTAGCGTCGCAAGCCAGCCGTGCACCACCGTCCGAGTCCGATTTCCACCCAGGGAAGCCGAGGACGCGTTGTGACCACCATCCCTCCGCCGCCCGACATCCTGTCACCGGAGTTCGCGGCGGACCCGTACCCCGCGTACCGCATCCTGCGCGAGCACTACCCGCTCTTCCACGACAAGGGCACCGACAGCTATCTGCTCTCGCGGTACGAGGACGTGGCACGGGCCTTCCGCGAGCCGGTGTTCACCAGCGACAACTACGAGTGGCAGATCGAACCGGCGCACGGCGGCCGGACGCTGCCCCAGATGAGCGGCCGCGAGCACTCCGTACGCCGGGCCCTGGTGGCCCCCGCCTTCCGGGGGCGGGAGCTGCGGGAGAAGTTCCTGCCGGTCATCGAGCGCAACGCGCGGGAGCTGATCGACGCCTTCCGCGAGGACGCGGAGGTCGATCTGGTGGCGCAGTTCGCGACGCGCTTCCCGATCAACGTGATCGTCGACATGCTCGGCCTGGACCGGGCCGACCACGACCGCTTCCACGGCTGGTACGAATCCGTCGTCGGATTCCTGGGCAACCTGAGCCAGGATCCCGGGGTCGCAGCCGCCGGCCTGCGCGCCGGCGAAGAGCTCTCCGCCTACCTGCGGCCGGTCCTGACCGAACGGCGAGCCGCGCCCGGCGACGATCTGCTCTCCACCCTCTGCACCGCGGAGGTCGAGGGCACCCGGATGAACGACCAGGACATCACGTCGTTCGTCAGCCTGCTGCTGGCCGCCGGGGGTGAAACCACGGACAAGGCCCTCGGCTCCCTGTTCCGTAACCTGCTGGCCCACCCCGGCCAGCTCGCCGCCGTGCGCGCCGACCGGTCGCTGGTCCCCGCGGCCTTTGCCGAGACCCTGCGCTACACCCCGCCGGTCCAGATGATCATGCGTCAGCCCGATGCGGACGTCACCCTCAGCGGCGGCACGGTCCCCGCGGGCGCCACGGTCACCTGTCTGATCGGCTCCGCGAACCGCGACGAGCGCCACTACGCCCGGCCCGACGCATTCAACGTCCTCCGCACCGACCTGACCCCCGCCACGGCCTTCAGCGCCGCCGCCGACCACGTGGCCTTCGCCCTCGGCCGGCACTTCTGCGTGGGCGCTCTGCTGGCCAAGACCGAGATGGAGGTCGGCGTCAACCAACTGCTCGACGCCTTCCCCGCCATGGACTTCGCCGGGGACACGGCACCCCCCGACGCAGGGGTGTTCACCCGGGGCCCGGCGCGGCTCCAGGTGCGGCTCACGCCTGGTGAGGGAACGGGAGCCCGCAGCACGCCACCTGCCCCTCACCCATCCGGACGGTGAGGTCCGCACCGTGATGCGCCAGGAGGAGGTCAAGAGGGAGGAGGGAAGGTCCGGGCGCAGTGGTGAGGTCCGGCCCCGGCCGTTCGTGGGGCAGCCGGAGGGGTCAGGCGTCGGCCGTCGGCGGCCTGCGCAGTACGTAGAGGCCGACGGTCACGGCGAGCACGATGACGCAGGCGGAGAAGGTCAGGCCCGCGCCGCGCAGCCCGAGCACCAAAGTGAGCGCGCCGACGCCGACCACGGGCAGCGAGATGCCCAGGTAGGCGACGAGGAAGAAGGCCGAGATGGTGCCGCCGCGGCGCTCGGGCGGTGCCGCGTGGCCCACGGCGGTCAGGCCGGCCCGGAACGCCAGCCCTTGGCCGATTCCGCCGCACACCGCGCCGATGACCAGTACCGGCAGTGAACTCACGGCCAGCGAGGTGGCCACCAGCACGAGCCCCACCACCAGCACCAGACAGCCACCCGGCAGGGCCCTGCGTACGCCGATCCGTTCCGTGAGGGACTGACCGGCGGTCGATCCCAGGAAGACCGTGAAGACGATGAGCCCGGCGACCGCCAGGTTGTGCACGCCCAGGGTCTGGCCGACGAAGCTCGGCGCGACCGCGGTGAACAGCCCCAGGAGGGAGAAACCGGCGAACGCGGCGACGGCCGAGGGGGCGAAGACGCCCCGCACTTCGGGCGGCAGCCGCAGGCGCTGGGGCTGTAGTTTCCGGGGGCGGTGCGGATGTTCGACGGTCTCCGGCAAGCGCCAGGTCGCCACGGCTGCCACGCCCACCAGCGCAAGATGCACCAGGAACGGCAGGGTCAACGGCCAGGGCGCGTACTGGGCCAGCAGCCCCGACAGCAACGGGCCGCAGCCGAGGCCGCCCATGTTCGCGGCGGTGGCGGCGAACCCCGCCTGTGCTTCCTGGCCGGGCTTCGCGAGCTCCAGCACGGCCGCCGTGGCCGCACCGCTGAACAACCCGGCGGCAAACCCCGACAGCACCCGCCCCAGCAGCAGCATCGGCAGCCCGCCCTCGAACACGAAACACAGTGCGCTCGCCGCCGACAGTCCCAGTGCGCAGAACAGCACCGGGCGCCGGCCCACCTCGTCGGAGAAGTTGCCGGCGAGGAGGAGAACGGTGATGACGCCGAGCGCGTACACGGCGAAGACCACGGTCACCATCAGCTCGGAGAACCCGAGCTGCTCGCGGTAGAGCCCGTACAGCGGGGTGGGCAGGGTCGTCCCGGCCATGCCGATCGCGAACACGCCCGCCGCCACCGGATAGCCGAGTCGTCGCCTGCCACTCGTGCGATCGCTGATCATGGTCTCAACGTAGGTCCCGTGGGCCGTGCCGTCGAGAATCCCTGGAGGGACCCGCGGGCGGGGGACCAGGGAGTGTTTCCACGGAGGCCGGGGAGACACCCCCTGACCCGTGGGTGGGCCGGGCGTGGTGCTCCCGCGAGCGGCGGGGGCACCACGCTGTGCCTGGTCCGGAGCGGATCAGTGCTTGGCGGAGGGCGTGTTGGCCGCCGTCACATTCACCGCGGCCCAGGCCTTGTCCACCGTCTTGTACGCGGTGCTCCCGGCGCCGTACAGGTCCTTGGCCGCGCGCAGGGTCGCGGTCCGGGCGTCATGGAAGTCGGTCGTGGAGACCATGTACCGGGTGAGCGCCCGGTAGAAGATGGCCGTCGCCTTGCTCCGGCCGATGCCCGTCACCTTGGAGCCCTTGTACGTGGGGGAGTTGTAGGTGACGCCACCGATCGTCTTCTTGCCGCTTCCCTCGGCGAGAAGGTAGTAGGCGTGCGAGGAGACACCGGAGCCGGCGTGCACCTCGGTGTCGTAGGACGCCTTCGACCAGTAGTCGACCGTGCCTTCGAGCTTGTCGAGGGACGGCTTGTCCAGACGGCGCAGGAACTTCTGCTCCAGGCCGAGCTTCTCGCCCATCAGGTAGTTCGGCGGGTTCTTCGGGTTGTTGGTCGAGAATTCGACCGCGCTGCCGAAGATGTCCGCCAGCGACTCGTTGAGGGAGCCGGGCTCGCCGAACTGGTTCCCTTCGGCGTCGACGCGGGTGGGCTGGAGGTTGGCCGTCGCGTCGACGACGCCGTGGGTGAGCTCATGGCCCGTGACGTCCAGTACGACCAGGGGCTTGGCGAACGTCTTGCCGTCGCCGTCGCCGTAGAGCATGCAGCCGCAGTCCGAGGACCAGTAGGCGTTGCCGACCTTCTTGCCGAAGTGCACCAGGGCGCGCGCCCCGCGGCCGTCATTCTTGATGCCCTTGCGGCCGAAGGTCTTCTTGTAGAAGTCCAGGGTGCCGGCGATGCCGTACTGCGCATCGACGGCGGCGGTCGCCCGGTTGCTCGTGGTGCCGTTGCCCCAGCGGTTGGTGGTGCTGGTGAACGCCTTGCCGTCGGCGAACTTCTCCAGCTCCTTGTCGCCGGCGTCCCGGGTCTCGGTGTTGCCGCGGGTGGAGTCCTTGAGGGTGAAGGACTTCTTCGCGGTCCGGGTGGTCGACAGCGGCACACTGCCGACGAAGAACGACGCGCCGGAGCCGGTGGCCGCGGAGGGGAACCCGTTGGCCTTGGCCGCCTTGTCGGTGGCGGGCGCGGTGGGAGCGAGCAGGCTGGTCGAGGGGTTGAGCCGCTCGCCCCGTGCCCGCAGCTTGGCCTGGAGGGCGGGCGACAGGAACGAGTCGTTGGCCAGGACGTTGCTCAGCACCGTTCCGGAGGCCGCGTCGATGACGACCGTACGGGCGCCCTCGGCCTCAGCGGTACGGCTCTCGGCCACCTGCACCCGGTAGGCCAGCGTGGTCCGGTTGTCGCGGGCATCCACGACCAGTTCGGCGTCACCGGCGTGGCCCTTCGCCACGGCGGCCGCCTTCGTCCGGGCCTCTGCGGCCGACAGCTTCGGGTCCGTGTCGGACACGTCGAGCTGGTGACGGTAGGCCCGGGTCACGCTCTCGTACGCCGACTCGGCGGTCAGGTGGACGACGAGGTCACCACCGAGAACCGGCAGTCCGCGGTGGGTGCGCACGAAACGGACATGCTGCCGGCCGTCGGGGTCGACGAGCGCATCCGTGGCCTTGAGGGTGTCTTTCTTGCCGACTCCGGTGGCCGAGGCGTGGGCGTACGCGGCGGCGCGGGTCGTATCAACGGCCTTCTGGAGGGCGGGAGTTGAGGAGGAGGGGGAGGAGGGGGAGGCAGCGACCGGCGAGGCCGCGGGGGAGGCGGAGGCATTGCCCGCCACCCCCGCAGTGAGGGTTGCGGCCGTCGTCACTGCGACGGCGATGGCCAGGCGGTGTCTGCGTATGTGGGGTCTACGCACTACTGGGGGTCCTTAGCGCTGCGGGGGCGGTCGGCTGGCCAACCGCCCGTACGCGCGGTGCTGTTGTGCACCACGGGGGCCGCGGGGCCCCGCGCAAACCCTGGTATGTCTGGCATGGGCATGTAAAGCGAAATGATCAGGATTCAAGATTCCTGGTCGAAATTTAACAATTGGTCAGCTTTAAGTAGCCAGAAGGTGACCAACGGTGCTCCATGGGAAGAGACATGGAGTGGCGCGAAATGGTTGCTCGGAAGGTGCGCCGAAGGCGATGTCGTGCAGCACCGGAGGATCGCCGCGCCTTGCCGGGCGCGGAACCGGGGGGGGGAGGGGCCGGGCGCCGGTCAGTCCGTCGGCGAGGTAAATCCGCACGACACGGCAGGGCCGCTCGCAAGGTCCCTCAAGCCGGGGCCGGTGCCCGGGTCGGTGCCGGGGATCGCGGCGTCGGGATCAGAGGGCGCCGGGCTGCGGGTGGAAGAGTTCCTCAAGGGAGGCGTCGGCGCGTTCGCCGCCGCGTACGGCTTCGACGACGGCCTGGTGGAAGGTGCGGCTGGCTTCTTCGGAGTGGCACGGGACGGGGCTGCCGGCCATGGTGTACCAGTCCGTGGCTCCGGTGTACTGCACAGCTACATGCGCCAGGTCTTCCGACCAGGTCGTGTGGATGGTCAGGTCGCCGTTGATCACGCCGATCTCCGCGGTGCGAACCGCGCCGGGTAGGGCGTGGATCCCGACAGTGGTCCAAGATGCCCAGGTCATGATGTTCCCCTCGGCGACAAGGGCCCCGGCCGGCGGCCGGGCGCGGTGTCTCAAGTTTGGCACCTGAGGTGCGGGAGCGCACCGCATGCGGTGGCGCGGATTCCGGAAAAGACGGTGGACGACTTGCCGCGCCTGGTCTCCGGCTCCGTCAGCTCGGCAGGCCTTGGTCGACTCGCTCACCGGTGGATGTGCATCGGTCACCGTCCGTGCCTGGCCGTCCGCCGGCCCGCCACGGTCACCTGTGGACGTTTCGAGGCGCGGTCACCACCATGATGCGGCGCTGCGCCCGGCGCATCGACGACGGCGCCCACCGCCAAAAGGCCGGGCAGGCGCTGATCAAGAAGACCTGCCCGGACTGCCGTGGCACGCGCCGCCCCGAGGGCAGGGGCGTCATCGTCGCCGGTACGCGGCCGTCGACGCCGCCCGCCTTCCAAGTGCTGTGTCGACTCATGGACTTGGGCAACACCGTGCTCGTCATCGAGTATGACCTCGCACAGTCGGCCGGGCTCGCTCACCGGGGCGTTTCCGGACGCACCGCGCCCGTGACGCACCGCATCCGTAGGGGAGTACGGTCCCGGCCCGCACGGGTCATCGAGCGGACCGGGACCGTGACGGCTGTCCTTGCCACGGCGAGCCACCGGGCGGGCCATCCGACCAAAATCCCCGGCGGAATCTCAGTCGATGACCGTATGGAAGAAGGTGACGGCGGCGCCGAAGGCAGCGCCGCCGACGAGGGTTGCGGAAGCCGGTGTTCCCCCATTGAAGAAGGTGAGCACACCGGCGCCGATAGCAGTGAGGGCGCCGAGCAGAAAAATGACGGCGGCGCGCTGACTCAGCAGGGTTGATCTGTTGTCGGACACATCAACTCCGATCTGCGCGGGAGCGATGAATCGCTCGGTGCGGATGCTGATGCTCTAACTGATCTTCTCATCTCACCCCCTGGATTTTCGGCAGCACGCGAGAAAATTCCGAAAGGGGGACGGAAAGCATCAATATGGCCTCTGGGTCGTGTTATGGCCGAGGAGAGAAGGCGGACCCCGAACGCCTTGCAGGGACCGGGCGCCAGGCGGTCCGATATCGCAAAAGGGCGATGCCCGAGCGGAACATCCGGGTCTCGGCGAGTCGTAGCTCCGCTATCCCGTCGCGTCCGCGAACAGCCGGCGGACGGTCACAGGACGGGTCAGCGCCCGGCGCTCCGCACACTCTGTGCGCCTCTTCTGCGGCCCTCCACCTGCCGGGTGATCGCGAGGACCGCCATATCGTCGTCGCGCGGCCCGCCGCTCCAGCGCTCGACCTCCCCCACCAGGCGGTCGATCAATTCCCGGGGCCCCCGAAACGGCCCGTGGTCCGCCAGTTGTGCCGCGGGGTCGTAGAACGTTCCGGCATGGTTCCGGGCTTCCGTCACGCCGTCGGTGACCAGCAGCAGTGTGCTGCCCGCCGGGAACGGCCAGGCGGTGGGGCCGGTCCGCGCCGCGCCCAGCGTGCCCATCCCCAGCGGAAGGCCCGGATCACCGACCTCCAGTGCCTGCACCTCGTCGTCGTGGCAGAGGTACGGCGCGGGGTGGCCGCAGTTCAGCAGTCGCAGCGCCGTGGCACCCGGGG
This Streptomyces decoyicus DNA region includes the following protein-coding sequences:
- a CDS encoding cytochrome P450, with amino-acid sequence MTTIPPPPDILSPEFAADPYPAYRILREHYPLFHDKGTDSYLLSRYEDVARAFREPVFTSDNYEWQIEPAHGGRTLPQMSGREHSVRRALVAPAFRGRELREKFLPVIERNARELIDAFREDAEVDLVAQFATRFPINVIVDMLGLDRADHDRFHGWYESVVGFLGNLSQDPGVAAAGLRAGEELSAYLRPVLTERRAAPGDDLLSTLCTAEVEGTRMNDQDITSFVSLLLAAGGETTDKALGSLFRNLLAHPGQLAAVRADRSLVPAAFAETLRYTPPVQMIMRQPDADVTLSGGTVPAGATVTCLIGSANRDERHYARPDAFNVLRTDLTPATAFSAAADHVAFALGRHFCVGALLAKTEMEVGVNQLLDAFPAMDFAGDTAPPDAGVFTRGPARLQVRLTPGEGTGARSTPPAPHPSGR
- a CDS encoding MFS transporter, giving the protein MISDRTSGRRRLGYPVAAGVFAIGMAGTTLPTPLYGLYREQLGFSELMVTVVFAVYALGVITVLLLAGNFSDEVGRRPVLFCALGLSAASALCFVFEGGLPMLLLGRVLSGFAAGLFSGAATAAVLELAKPGQEAQAGFAATAANMGGLGCGPLLSGLLAQYAPWPLTLPFLVHLALVGVAAVATWRLPETVEHPHRPRKLQPQRLRLPPEVRGVFAPSAVAAFAGFSLLGLFTAVAPSFVGQTLGVHNLAVAGLIVFTVFLGSTAGQSLTERIGVRRALPGGCLVLVVGLVLVATSLAVSSLPVLVIGAVCGGIGQGLAFRAGLTAVGHAAPPERRGGTISAFFLVAYLGISLPVVGVGALTLVLGLRGAGLTFSACVIVLAVTVGLYVLRRPPTADA
- a CDS encoding M4 family metallopeptidase, which gives rise to MRRPHIRRHRLAIAVAVTTAATLTAGVAGNASASPAASPVAASPSSPSSSTPALQKAVDTTRAAAYAHASATGVGKKDTLKATDALVDPDGRQHVRFVRTHRGLPVLGGDLVVHLTAESAYESVTRAYRHQLDVSDTDPKLSAAEARTKAAAVAKGHAGDAELVVDARDNRTTLAYRVQVAESRTAEAEGARTVVIDAASGTVLSNVLANDSFLSPALQAKLRARGERLNPSTSLLAPTAPATDKAAKANGFPSAATGSGASFFVGSVPLSTTRTAKKSFTLKDSTRGNTETRDAGDKELEKFADGKAFTSTTNRWGNGTTSNRATAAVDAQYGIAGTLDFYKKTFGRKGIKNDGRGARALVHFGKKVGNAYWSSDCGCMLYGDGDGKTFAKPLVVLDVTGHELTHGVVDATANLQPTRVDAEGNQFGEPGSLNESLADIFGSAVEFSTNNPKNPPNYLMGEKLGLEQKFLRRLDKPSLDKLEGTVDYWSKASYDTEVHAGSGVSSHAYYLLAEGSGKKTIGGVTYNSPTYKGSKVTGIGRSKATAIFYRALTRYMVSTTDFHDARTATLRAAKDLYGAGSTAYKTVDKAWAAVNVTAANTPSAKH